The following are from one region of the Phycisphaerae bacterium genome:
- a CDS encoding DUF1570 domain-containing protein: MCRCLFELSLSQAWKDGWIVIRSALFVAVIAAGTERARVYASDDAPACVPPVGLTSIIPTEHFLLFSDADRRSGEAVAERLEPLYAIVVAHLRRNGVQVAEPAQRMNIVMYENPEVLAARAERAGIVAQGNPPTARVSGFYNAGANAVYLAEVGNRPPGELDPALVLTLQHEVVHLILANVTAAGRASSLPPWLAEGLACQFEGSLAAYRAEQIAVSPYRLSDLRGILGLDATAQAATIEQLRDALDRSRLIPSETFINRKGPLEEPPAFAADRYAQSWASVYSLRIAHPDLYRAVLRDALNKPAEDGRAEIRQNVVSALGDSDAEAMLTWINAVLAHDLDPTGSPK, encoded by the coding sequence ATGTGCAGATGCCTATTCGAGCTTTCGCTTTCCCAGGCGTGGAAGGACGGTTGGATTGTCATTCGATCGGCGTTGTTCGTCGCGGTCATCGCGGCGGGGACGGAGCGTGCCCGAGTGTACGCTAGCGACGACGCTCCAGCCTGCGTTCCGCCGGTGGGTCTGACCAGCATCATTCCGACTGAGCATTTCTTGCTTTTTTCCGATGCTGATCGCCGCTCCGGCGAGGCCGTCGCCGAGCGTCTCGAGCCGCTTTATGCCATTGTCGTGGCACACCTGCGCCGCAATGGGGTGCAGGTCGCGGAGCCGGCGCAGCGAATGAACATCGTCATGTACGAGAATCCCGAGGTGCTGGCGGCGCGGGCCGAACGGGCGGGAATCGTCGCCCAAGGGAATCCCCCAACGGCGCGCGTGAGCGGCTTCTACAACGCCGGCGCCAACGCCGTCTATCTGGCGGAGGTGGGCAACCGGCCCCCGGGGGAGCTTGATCCCGCTCTTGTCCTCACGCTCCAGCACGAGGTCGTGCACCTGATTCTCGCCAACGTCACGGCGGCCGGGCGGGCGTCCTCGCTTCCTCCGTGGCTGGCGGAGGGGCTGGCGTGTCAGTTCGAAGGGTCGTTGGCGGCATACCGGGCGGAGCAAATCGCGGTGAGCCCTTATCGACTCTCCGACCTCCGCGGCATATTGGGATTGGATGCGACGGCACAGGCGGCGACGATTGAACAGTTGCGTGATGCACTGGATCGATCGCGGCTTATCCCATCGGAGACATTCATCAATCGTAAGGGGCCGTTGGAGGAACCGCCGGCTTTTGCCGCCGATCGTTACGCGCAGAGCTGGGCCTCGGTGTATTCCCTGCGCATCGCCCACCCTGACCTTTACCGTGCGGTCCTCCGGGATGCGCTAAACAAGCCGGCGGAGGACGGACGGGCGGAAATCCGGCAGAACGTGGTGTCGGCGCTCGGCGATTCGGACGCGGAGGCGATGCTCACCTGGATCAACGCCGTGCTGGCGCACGATCTCGACCCGACGGGAAGCCCGAAGTAA
- a CDS encoding NAD(P)H-hydrate epimerase: protein MSASELVLSREQVREVDRLAVERYRMPSILLMENAGRNAAEIARGRYGDSGSAVIACGTGNNGGDGFVIARHLHNGGWSVRIILAGREEKLTSDARTNHAIAEAMGISIVSGEDAEALRALAGGIGDGDVVFDALLGTGFRGEVRSPIAEFIAALNQARKRGMVAVDVPSGLDCETGTPANATIRADLTITFVAKKSGFAQSSAWPYLGDVAVADIGAPQALLNEVRRG, encoded by the coding sequence ATGTCCGCATCTGAACTCGTGTTGAGTCGAGAGCAGGTCCGTGAGGTCGATCGTCTGGCGGTCGAGCGGTACCGGATGCCGAGCATTCTGCTGATGGAGAACGCCGGGCGGAATGCGGCGGAGATCGCGAGGGGGCGATACGGCGATTCCGGCTCGGCCGTGATTGCCTGTGGCACGGGCAACAACGGCGGCGATGGATTCGTAATTGCCCGACATCTGCACAACGGCGGCTGGTCGGTTCGTATCATCCTGGCGGGCCGAGAAGAGAAGCTGACCAGCGACGCGCGCACGAACCACGCCATTGCCGAAGCGATGGGGATCTCCATCGTGTCCGGCGAGGATGCCGAAGCGCTGCGGGCGCTGGCGGGGGGGATTGGGGATGGCGATGTCGTGTTCGATGCGCTTCTCGGTACCGGGTTTCGCGGAGAGGTTCGATCGCCGATCGCGGAGTTCATCGCGGCGCTGAACCAGGCGCGCAAGCGGGGAATGGTCGCGGTGGACGTGCCGTCCGGGCTTGATTGTGAAACGGGAACGCCGGCCAATGCGACCATTCGAGCCGATCTGACGATAACCTTTGTGGCGAAGAAGTCGGGGTTTGCCCAGTCTTCGGCATGGCCCTACTTGGGTGACGTGGCGGTCGCGGATATCGGCGCCCCACAAGCTCTATTGAATGAGGTTCGTCGGGGCTGA
- a CDS encoding NADH-quinone oxidoreductase subunit N codes for MVVDHYILPLLPEWILLVGTCVILLVGAGRAGQRTPAVPFLAAVVVLGALFATYRIGEPSGHAMLGLWLSPLTHYVRWITLGVGFLLVLVNWAQPVPEERGEYMGMMLFSLLGVLLTASANDYLVLFFAIELVSVPTYALIALSRLDQRASEASLKYFFLGALSAAILAYGFSFLYGVSGTTLMGHVHGGVISSTLPGSLGALGIAGLLLAIGGLAFKVAAVPFHVYAPDVYEGAASPVTGLLGFVPKLAGSVALIKLMTVCGWSLPQHVFWALWVLAVVTMTAGNVLALLQSNVKRVLGYSSIAHTGYMLVALLVGPVAGDGPMRDGVSALLFYVAVYGVMNLGAFAILAAYERGGRAMETYDDLSGLSRRAPEAALAMAICVFSLMGLPPTAGFLGKVYVFAGAFTVTSAHAHQGAMYALAIIGVLNSAIGAAYYLRIAGAAYLGPAPSQSASERITPAGGIPLRVGVAVCAVAMLFLFARPARLLRPAREATAMIQRSALAARAGVAEREARETDDARLAGAMSNH; via the coding sequence ATGGTCGTTGATCATTACATCCTTCCGCTGCTGCCGGAGTGGATTCTGCTGGTCGGCACGTGCGTGATACTGCTCGTCGGCGCGGGCCGGGCGGGGCAGCGGACACCGGCGGTGCCGTTCCTCGCGGCCGTGGTCGTGCTGGGGGCGCTGTTCGCGACGTACCGGATCGGCGAGCCGTCGGGTCACGCGATGCTGGGGCTGTGGCTTTCGCCGCTGACGCATTACGTCCGCTGGATCACGCTGGGGGTCGGGTTCCTGCTGGTGCTGGTGAACTGGGCCCAGCCCGTTCCCGAAGAGCGCGGCGAGTACATGGGCATGATGCTGTTCTCGCTGCTGGGTGTGCTGCTCACGGCCTCGGCCAACGATTACCTCGTGCTCTTCTTCGCCATCGAACTGGTGAGCGTGCCGACGTACGCGTTGATCGCCCTGAGCCGGCTGGATCAGCGGGCATCGGAAGCATCGCTCAAGTATTTCTTCCTCGGGGCGCTTTCGGCGGCCATTCTCGCGTACGGGTTCAGCTTCCTCTACGGCGTTTCGGGGACGACGCTGATGGGGCATGTCCACGGGGGTGTCATTTCCTCGACACTGCCGGGGTCGCTGGGCGCGCTGGGAATCGCGGGGTTGCTGCTGGCGATCGGCGGGCTGGCGTTCAAGGTGGCGGCGGTGCCGTTCCATGTGTACGCGCCGGACGTTTACGAGGGCGCGGCTTCGCCGGTGACGGGGCTGCTGGGGTTCGTGCCCAAGCTGGCGGGGTCCGTTGCGCTGATCAAGCTGATGACCGTTTGCGGATGGAGCCTGCCGCAGCATGTGTTCTGGGCGCTGTGGGTGCTGGCGGTGGTCACGATGACGGCCGGTAATGTGCTGGCGCTGCTCCAGAGCAACGTGAAGCGCGTGCTGGGATATTCGAGCATTGCGCACACGGGGTACATGCTGGTGGCCTTGCTGGTGGGACCGGTTGCGGGAGACGGGCCGATGCGTGACGGCGTATCGGCGCTGCTGTTCTACGTGGCCGTGTATGGGGTCATGAACCTGGGGGCGTTTGCGATTCTGGCGGCGTACGAGCGCGGCGGGCGTGCGATGGAGACGTACGACGATCTTTCGGGGCTTTCCCGGCGGGCGCCGGAAGCGGCGCTGGCCATGGCCATTTGCGTGTTCAGCCTGATGGGGCTTCCGCCCACGGCCGGTTTTCTGGGAAAGGTCTACGTGTTCGCGGGGGCGTTCACGGTGACGTCCGCGCACGCGCATCAGGGGGCGATGTACGCGTTGGCGATCATCGGCGTGCTCAATTCGGCGATCGGGGCGGCGTATTATCTGCGTATTGCCGGGGCGGCGTATCTCGGCCCGGCGCCGTCGCAGAGCGCATCGGAGCGCATCACGCCGGCGGGCGGCATTCCGCTTCGCGTGGGGGTGGCGGTGTGCGCGGTGGCGATGCTGTTTCTGTTCGCCCGGCCGGCGCGACTTCTGCGGCCAGCGCGGGAGGCGACCGCCATGATCCAGCGTAGCGCCTTGGCGGCGCGTGCCGGCGTGGCGGAGCGAGAGGCCCGCGAGACGGATGACGCGCGATTGGCCGGCGCCATGTCGAATCATTGA
- a CDS encoding NADH-quinone oxidoreductase subunit M — protein sequence MIPNLGLLTLIIFSPLLGVLLLWMPPYGQGRSVRWSALFYSLVTLLLAILAVVRFYENAPSSAGGDPRFLLQERYTWLDPVDETGDVRVEIEYHVGVDGISIWLLTLSAFLMPLAIWSSFTSIREREREYYTLLLLLQVGLLGVFCAQDLLLFYVFFEFTLIPLYFLIGIWGGPERRRAANKFFIYTLSGSMLMLAGIIYLAYCSYQITSWSEQPYVTLNMEKLAKLGQAGWIASKAQFWLFLAFAAGFAIKVPLFPVHTWLPLAHTEAPTAGSVILAGVLLKLGTYGFCRISIPILPYASQQLGPYVAVLAIIGILYAALAAWVQRDVKKLVAYSSVSHLGFCMLGLFSLKIAGVNGAVLYMINHGLSTGALFLVVGCLYERYHTRDIHAIGGLARRMPWMAFFLVFFTLSSIGLPGLNGFWGEFLVLLGTAVSATGVDGYPAGPLGYAYVIPAALGIILGAVYMLWMCQRVLFGPLTEPPHTPDTSRGLTTDLTPREISILVPIALACVFIGVYPKPLLDTFAVATEQHILREKSPSGFPTADAAGEECEMMNAECGIGGSTAFRMLDMGTSAQAEAWGSKEEFVRGELGGSEGMFVPIKAGALSEGPSKLGVALAAKEDADGR from the coding sequence ATGATACCGAATCTGGGTCTGCTGACGCTGATTATCTTCTCGCCGCTGCTGGGCGTGCTCCTGCTGTGGATGCCACCGTACGGGCAGGGTCGGTCGGTGCGCTGGAGCGCGCTGTTCTATTCGCTGGTCACTTTGCTCCTGGCGATTCTGGCGGTGGTCCGCTTTTATGAGAACGCCCCGTCCTCGGCCGGGGGCGATCCGAGGTTCCTTCTTCAAGAACGTTACACCTGGCTTGATCCCGTGGACGAAACGGGCGACGTGCGCGTGGAGATCGAATACCACGTCGGCGTGGACGGGATCAGCATCTGGCTGCTCACGCTTTCGGCGTTCCTGATGCCGCTGGCGATCTGGTCGAGCTTCACGTCCATCCGGGAGCGCGAGCGGGAGTATTACACGCTTCTGTTATTGCTTCAGGTTGGACTGCTGGGCGTGTTCTGCGCGCAGGACCTGCTGTTATTCTATGTGTTCTTCGAGTTCACGCTGATACCGCTTTATTTCCTGATCGGGATCTGGGGCGGTCCGGAGCGGCGGCGGGCGGCCAACAAGTTCTTCATTTACACGCTGTCGGGCAGCATGCTCATGCTGGCCGGCATCATTTACCTCGCCTATTGCAGCTACCAGATTACATCGTGGAGTGAACAGCCCTACGTCACGCTGAACATGGAGAAGCTCGCCAAGCTGGGGCAGGCGGGGTGGATCGCGTCGAAGGCCCAGTTCTGGTTGTTCCTGGCGTTCGCGGCGGGTTTTGCCATCAAGGTTCCGCTTTTCCCGGTGCACACATGGCTTCCATTGGCGCACACCGAGGCGCCCACGGCGGGCAGCGTGATCCTGGCCGGCGTGCTGCTCAAGCTGGGGACGTACGGCTTCTGTCGCATCAGCATTCCCATCCTGCCCTACGCCTCGCAGCAGTTGGGGCCTTATGTCGCGGTGCTGGCGATCATCGGCATTCTCTATGCGGCGCTGGCGGCGTGGGTGCAGCGTGACGTCAAGAAGCTGGTGGCCTATTCGTCGGTCTCGCACCTGGGTTTCTGCATGCTGGGGCTCTTCAGCCTGAAGATTGCGGGCGTCAACGGGGCCGTGCTGTACATGATCAACCACGGGCTATCCACGGGGGCATTGTTCCTCGTAGTGGGTTGCCTCTACGAGCGTTATCACACGCGGGACATTCATGCGATCGGCGGGCTCGCCCGGCGGATGCCGTGGATGGCGTTCTTCCTGGTGTTTTTCACGCTGAGCAGCATCGGCCTGCCGGGGTTGAACGGCTTCTGGGGCGAGTTCCTGGTGTTGCTGGGGACGGCGGTTTCCGCCACGGGCGTGGACGGCTACCCGGCCGGTCCGCTGGGATATGCTTATGTGATTCCCGCGGCGCTGGGGATCATCCTCGGTGCTGTGTACATGTTGTGGATGTGCCAGCGGGTGCTCTTCGGCCCGCTGACCGAGCCGCCGCACACGCCGGATACGTCGCGCGGGCTGACCACGGACCTGACGCCGCGGGAGATTTCCATCCTGGTGCCGATCGCGCTGGCGTGCGTGTTCATCGGGGTTTATCCCAAGCCGCTGCTGGATACGTTTGCGGTCGCCACGGAGCAGCACATTCTGCGGGAAAAGTCGCCGTCGGGATTCCCGACGGCGGACGCCGCGGGCGAAGAATGCGAAATGATGAATGCGGAATGTGGAATTGGCGGTTCCACGGCGTTCCGGATGCTCGACATGGGCACGTCCGCGCAGGCTGAGGCCTGGGGCTCGAAAGAAGAATTCGTGCGGGGGGAATTGGGCGGCTCGGAAGGGATGTTCGTGCCAATCAAGGCCGGCGCGCTGAGCGAGGGTCCGAGCAAGCTCGGCGTAGCGCTGGCGGCGAAGGAGGATGCCGATGGTCGTTGA
- the nuoL gene encoding NADH-quinone oxidoreductase subunit L → MSPETIQTLKLCGIVILLAPLAGAILSGGLGPVWLKSRAHWPAIWGVGTACVCAIIVLLTVHGAGAEHPSASIPIYDWGLDAAGKAFLVDFLIDPLTAVMLVTVTFISLLVVIYSRDYMREHGHPERGYERFFAYLALFVFAMCTLVLGGNFLLLYLGWEAVGLCSYLLIGFYYGRPAAAAAAKKAFLVNRVGDFGFGLGILLIYLTFGTLEYGAVFDMVQQGVTASGVALSDGRVTAIALLLLCGACGKSAQLPLHVWLPDAMEGPSPVSALIHAATMVTAGVFMVARCGAIFASSETAMTVVASIGAVTALFAATIALVQTDMKRILAYSTISQLGYMFLGAGVFAADSAIFHLFTHAFFKALLFLGAGSVMHAMGGVIDVRRFSGLRKVLPWTFITFVVGSMALAGVPGLSGFFSKDEIIHHAFSSHWLLGTIGLVTAALTAFYTFRMVFLAFAGPVRVPEGVHAHESGGWMLLPLVVLSVGAILAGYVGVASKPFHEFLAPVFAHTFAAHGAHGHGGWTVEPTFWEEYGLMFVSGAIALAAIAVAYVLYVRQPWIPGVIRATFEGAYRTLWNKWYVDELYDAVIVSPARQLGRIAVALDDYLIDGLLWAITAVPRGLALVLRTMQGGVMQGYALSMVAGITIVLLLVYWL, encoded by the coding sequence ATGTCGCCTGAGACGATTCAAACTCTGAAGCTCTGCGGGATCGTGATCCTGCTGGCTCCGCTGGCGGGGGCGATCCTGTCGGGGGGGCTGGGGCCCGTTTGGCTCAAGAGCCGGGCGCATTGGCCGGCGATTTGGGGCGTGGGCACGGCCTGCGTATGCGCGATTATCGTTCTGCTGACGGTGCACGGCGCTGGGGCGGAGCATCCTTCCGCTTCCATTCCCATTTACGACTGGGGACTGGACGCCGCGGGCAAAGCCTTCCTTGTCGATTTTCTGATCGATCCGCTCACGGCCGTGATGCTGGTAACGGTCACGTTCATCTCCCTGCTGGTGGTGATCTACTCGCGGGACTACATGCGCGAGCACGGTCATCCGGAGCGGGGGTATGAGCGATTCTTCGCGTACCTGGCGCTGTTCGTTTTTGCCATGTGCACGCTGGTGCTGGGGGGCAACTTCCTGCTGCTCTACCTGGGGTGGGAGGCGGTCGGCCTGTGCAGCTATTTGCTGATCGGGTTCTACTACGGGCGGCCGGCGGCAGCCGCGGCGGCGAAGAAGGCCTTCCTGGTCAATCGCGTGGGCGATTTCGGATTCGGGCTGGGCATCCTGCTGATCTATCTGACCTTCGGGACGCTGGAATATGGCGCGGTGTTCGACATGGTTCAGCAGGGCGTCACGGCCAGTGGTGTTGCGCTGAGCGACGGGCGCGTCACGGCGATTGCCCTGCTGCTGCTTTGCGGTGCCTGTGGAAAGAGCGCCCAGCTTCCGCTGCACGTGTGGCTCCCGGACGCGATGGAGGGTCCGTCGCCGGTGTCGGCGTTGATTCACGCGGCGACGATGGTGACGGCCGGCGTGTTCATGGTGGCGCGGTGCGGGGCGATCTTCGCGTCGTCGGAAACGGCGATGACGGTGGTGGCGTCGATCGGGGCGGTGACGGCGCTGTTCGCGGCGACGATCGCGCTGGTCCAGACGGACATGAAGCGCATCCTGGCGTATTCGACCATCAGCCAGCTCGGATACATGTTTCTCGGCGCCGGGGTGTTTGCGGCCGACTCGGCCATTTTCCACCTGTTCACGCACGCGTTCTTCAAGGCGCTGCTGTTCCTCGGGGCGGGCAGCGTGATGCACGCCATGGGCGGGGTGATTGACGTCCGCCGCTTCAGCGGGCTTCGCAAGGTCCTGCCGTGGACGTTCATCACCTTCGTGGTCGGTTCCATGGCTTTGGCGGGCGTGCCGGGGCTCTCAGGATTCTTCAGCAAGGACGAGATCATCCACCACGCGTTCTCGTCGCACTGGCTGCTGGGAACGATCGGGCTGGTCACGGCCGCGCTGACGGCGTTCTACACGTTCCGCATGGTGTTCCTGGCGTTCGCGGGTCCGGTCCGTGTGCCGGAGGGCGTGCATGCGCACGAGTCCGGCGGGTGGATGCTCCTGCCACTGGTGGTGCTTAGCGTCGGGGCGATTCTGGCGGGGTATGTCGGCGTGGCGAGCAAGCCGTTCCACGAGTTTCTCGCTCCGGTGTTCGCGCACACGTTCGCCGCACACGGCGCCCACGGGCACGGGGGGTGGACGGTCGAGCCGACGTTCTGGGAGGAATACGGCCTGATGTTCGTTTCCGGGGCGATCGCGCTCGCGGCGATTGCCGTGGCCTACGTGCTCTACGTGCGTCAGCCGTGGATCCCGGGCGTGATCCGGGCGACGTTCGAAGGGGCGTATCGAACGCTGTGGAACAAGTGGTACGTGGACGAGCTGTACGATGCGGTGATCGTCTCGCCGGCGCGGCAACTGGGCCGCATTGCGGTGGCACTGGACGACTACCTGATCGATGGTTTGCTCTGGGCGATTACGGCGGTACCCCGCGGGCTGGCGCTTGTGCTGCGAACGATGCAGGGCGGGGTCATGCAGGGCTACGCACTGAGCATGGTGGCGGGAATTACGATCGTGCTTCTATTGGTCTACTGGTTGTAG
- the nuoK gene encoding NADH-quinone oxidoreductase subunit NuoK, whose product MNPLSGYIVVGAILFALGLVGFMSRRNLIVIFLSTEVMFQGVVINAVAFSRLHEHLEGQVFALFLLVIAAVEAGLALGMVVLLYRRRGTLDAEAWSLMRG is encoded by the coding sequence ATGAATCCGCTGAGCGGTTACATCGTCGTCGGCGCGATCCTCTTCGCCCTGGGGCTTGTGGGTTTCATGTCGCGGCGGAACCTGATCGTCATCTTCCTTTCGACGGAGGTGATGTTTCAGGGTGTGGTGATCAACGCCGTGGCGTTTTCGCGGTTGCACGAGCATCTGGAAGGTCAGGTATTCGCCCTGTTTCTGCTGGTCATCGCGGCCGTGGAGGCGGGACTGGCCTTGGGTATGGTGGTGCTGCTCTACCGCCGGCGCGGTACGCTCGACGCCGAGGCGTGGTCGTTGATGCGTGGGTAG
- a CDS encoding NADH-quinone oxidoreductase subunit J has product MSSVSASLLYMVFSLGGVGLYLLLPGGERRRTGAAGAVLGLLAVLALLLVLGARGLVGGSQAFYFYLFSAIAILGASRVVTHRKPVYSAIYFVLVVISTAAMLVLLQAEFLAVALVIIYAGAIIVTYLFVIMLAQQHTETVYDTRAREPLLAVLTGFVLMAAIAGHAGESVSVPAPSAVAARSVEIGGDGSTALPPGNVAAVGAVLMTRYVVVLEIAGVLLLVSMIGAVALSRKRVPYEGAPVPTTPLGQIGREVDPF; this is encoded by the coding sequence TTGAGTTCGGTTTCGGCCAGCCTGTTGTACATGGTCTTCTCCCTGGGCGGGGTGGGGCTGTACCTGCTGCTGCCGGGGGGTGAGCGTCGTCGGACGGGCGCGGCCGGGGCGGTGCTGGGGCTGCTTGCCGTGTTGGCGCTGTTACTGGTGTTGGGTGCGCGGGGGCTGGTCGGCGGATCGCAGGCGTTCTACTTCTACCTGTTTTCGGCGATCGCGATACTGGGTGCGTCGCGGGTGGTGACACACCGCAAGCCGGTGTACAGCGCGATTTACTTTGTGCTGGTGGTGATCTCCACGGCCGCGATGCTCGTGCTGCTTCAGGCGGAGTTCCTGGCGGTGGCGTTGGTGATCATCTATGCCGGGGCGATCATCGTGACCTATCTGTTCGTGATCATGCTGGCCCAGCAGCATACGGAAACGGTGTATGACACGCGGGCGCGGGAGCCGCTTCTGGCGGTGCTGACCGGGTTCGTGCTGATGGCGGCGATCGCGGGTCACGCGGGGGAGTCGGTGAGCGTGCCGGCGCCGAGCGCTGTGGCGGCGCGGTCGGTAGAGATTGGGGGGGATGGTTCGACGGCGCTTCCGCCGGGGAATGTCGCGGCGGTGGGGGCCGTGCTGATGACGCGGTACGTGGTCGTGCTGGAGATCGCGGGCGTATTGCTGCTGGTTTCGATGATCGGGGCGGTGGCGTTGTCGCGGAAGCGGGTGCCGTATGAGGGCGCTCCGGTGCCGACCACGCCGCTGGGTCAGATCGGACGGGAGGTGGATCCGTTCTGA
- a CDS encoding NADH-quinone oxidoreductase subunit I, with amino-acid sequence MIRNEDIIEIDAPRLSAAEKLYLPQILDGMRVTLRHWGKTLLGRKAKTVQYPEEKREVRIENYRGVHRLNRDEDGRVACVACYMCSTACPAHCIHIEAGESPWPDREKYPVKFDLDELRCIFCGMCEEACPVDAIELTQHYDLVGRTREEMILDKEELLGIYDATKDVKPRKNPKITGYPGTGHTSGQRVDAPKDQAGEEREKHG; translated from the coding sequence ATGATTCGCAACGAGGACATTATCGAGATTGACGCGCCGCGGTTGAGCGCGGCCGAGAAGCTCTATCTGCCGCAGATCCTTGACGGCATGCGGGTCACGCTGCGCCACTGGGGCAAGACGCTGCTGGGTCGCAAGGCGAAGACGGTGCAGTATCCGGAAGAGAAGCGCGAGGTGCGCATCGAGAACTACCGCGGGGTGCACCGGCTCAATCGCGACGAGGACGGGCGCGTGGCGTGCGTGGCGTGCTACATGTGCTCCACGGCATGTCCGGCGCACTGCATCCATATCGAGGCGGGGGAGTCTCCCTGGCCGGATCGGGAGAAATACCCGGTCAAGTTCGATCTGGACGAGCTGCGGTGCATTTTCTGCGGGATGTGCGAGGAAGCGTGCCCCGTGGATGCGATCGAGCTTACGCAGCATTACGACCTTGTCGGCCGGACGCGGGAAGAGATGATTCTCGACAAGGAAGAGTTGCTGGGCATTTACGATGCGACCAAGGACGTGAAGCCTCGCAAGAACCCGAAGATCACCGGCTACCCCGGCACCGGGCACACGTCCGGACAGCGGGTTGATGCGCCGAAGGATCAGGCGGGTGAAGAACGGGAGAAGCACGGTTGA
- the nuoH gene encoding NADH-quinone oxidoreductase subunit NuoH, which translates to MPDGLYNFLTSQFGVSVVLALVVLGVLLGAVAYCIYFERKISAWIQDRWGPNRVGPAGLFQPIADGLKFVFKEDVIPGNVDKPLFIAAPAIMFLVGFIGFAVIPWGGYWEINGKLIDIQVASLDIGLLYILGVASMGVYGVVLGAWSSNNKYSIFGGIRATAQMLSYEIPMGLCILIVVLTLGTVRLEEMIAPQAQYWLGFIPKWNVFLHPIAFVVLFTTMLAEANRAPFDLAEAEQELIGGFHTEYSALKFGMFFLAEYAAMITSSAFLAVLFLGGYHFPGIAWTQPDVTHFGAVLAKILVLSGKVAICIFVMMWVRWTLPRFRFDQLMRLAWSGLIPLMLVLFVWTVVLVYLGEERSPLWALGGNVVALVGTLVYAGLSKAEITGRTSNLPPVQSAQGGAMAGMS; encoded by the coding sequence ATGCCTGATGGGCTTTACAACTTTCTGACCAGCCAGTTCGGCGTGAGCGTGGTGCTGGCGCTGGTGGTGCTGGGGGTTTTGCTCGGGGCGGTGGCGTACTGCATCTACTTCGAGCGGAAGATCTCGGCGTGGATTCAGGATCGCTGGGGTCCGAATCGCGTCGGCCCGGCGGGTTTGTTCCAGCCGATCGCCGACGGGCTGAAGTTCGTGTTCAAGGAGGACGTGATCCCGGGCAACGTGGACAAGCCATTGTTCATCGCGGCGCCGGCCATCATGTTTCTCGTGGGTTTCATAGGCTTCGCGGTCATTCCCTGGGGCGGCTACTGGGAGATCAATGGGAAGCTCATCGATATCCAGGTAGCGAGCCTGGACATCGGCCTGCTGTACATCCTTGGCGTGGCGTCGATGGGCGTGTACGGCGTGGTGCTGGGCGCCTGGAGCAGCAACAACAAATACTCGATTTTCGGCGGCATTCGGGCCACGGCGCAGATGCTGAGTTACGAGATCCCCATGGGATTGTGCATCCTCATCGTGGTACTCACTTTGGGGACGGTGCGGCTGGAGGAGATGATCGCCCCGCAGGCGCAGTACTGGCTGGGGTTCATACCGAAGTGGAACGTGTTCCTGCACCCCATCGCGTTCGTGGTGTTGTTCACGACGATGCTGGCGGAGGCCAACCGGGCGCCGTTCGACCTGGCCGAGGCGGAGCAGGAACTGATCGGCGGGTTTCACACGGAGTACAGCGCGCTGAAGTTCGGCATGTTCTTCCTGGCCGAGTATGCGGCGATGATCACGAGCAGCGCGTTTCTGGCGGTGCTGTTCCTGGGCGGGTACCACTTCCCGGGCATCGCCTGGACGCAGCCGGACGTGACGCATTTCGGGGCCGTTCTGGCGAAGATTCTGGTGCTGTCGGGGAAGGTGGCCATCTGCATTTTCGTCATGATGTGGGTCCGCTGGACGCTGCCGCGCTTCCGGTTCGATCAGTTGATGCGCCTGGCGTGGTCGGGGCTGATTCCGCTCATGCTGGTGCTGTTTGTCTGGACGGTGGTGCTGGTGTATCTGGGCGAGGAGCGGTCGCCGCTGTGGGCGTTGGGCGGCAACGTGGTGGCGCTGGTCGGCACGCTGGTGTACGCGGGGCTGTCGAAGGCGGAGATCACGGGAAGGACTTCGAACCTGCCGCCGGTGCAATCCGCTCAGGGCGGGGCGATGGCGGGGATGTCGTAG